GGTTTGAGCTTGAGTGCATATCTTCAGACAAGGTCATATTCCCTCTTCTGTCTATAATTAAGTGATTATCACGCAAGTTTCTTGAAATAGTTATCTCAATATATTCCTGTTGGTTTTAGGAATGCGACAGCAAACCTAAGATCAACTATGTCACAGTTTTTGAACGTCCTGGATTGCACGACTTTTTAAAAGAACTCGGTGAATTTGCCGATCTTGTCTTGTTTACTGCTGGGCTTGAAGGTTTGGGCGTTAATTTGCGATTTATTTTGTCATCTTCCTTACTAGTTCATATATACATGGTTAATTCTCATTGTTATCTGTGTGCAGGCTATGCAAGGCCCCTTGTTGACAAAATTGATCTCGGGAATCGGTTTAGCATGAGACTTTATCGGCCTTCAACAACTAGCACGTCAGTATTGCTTCTATtcttatgttttttctttttcctgtttagTGGCTAATTCCAAATGTGAGGTTAAACTATTTCAGTGTTTATGTTATGATGTGCTGGACTGCTACATGttctaaaaataaaagggaaaacagAAAGCACTCAAAGCAAAAGAATCTTACAATACAAGAGGGAGAACTAAGTAATCGTCTCAAGTTAACTCGCCTTTTTTGGGGCAACCTCAATACCAGATGGAGAACTGagtaaacaacaacaaccaacccagtggaatcccacaagtggggtctagggagggtaagaCCTTACCTACACCTTATGAAGGTGGAGAGGCCTTTTCCGATGGATCCTCGGCTCAAGAACAGTAGAAGGAAGCAATAACCAAATAATAGCAACAACAAGGTAAAAGGCAGCGGAAGCAAATAGCAAAACATGTAATAACCAAGAACAAGGAATACGAGACTAGTGTCAACTACTGGTACTAGTGACACACTCTGGAAAAACAAGGAACTAGGAATAGGAAAATACAAGACTAGTGCTAATACTATTGGTAAGACAAGGGGACACTCTCGACTACCTGTCAACCCACAACCTTAATTTTCGACCTCCAGACTTTCCTATCGAGGGTCATGTACTCGTTAAGCTGAAGTAgtgccatgtcctgcctaatcacctctccccattacttcttaggcctccctctaccCCTCCTCTGACCTGCCACAGGCAACCTCTCACACCTACTGACCGGGGCATCAGtgcctctcctcttcacatgcccgaaccatctcaacctcgatTCCCACAATTTGTCTTCCACAGGAGAATTGAGTAAACATATCAAGTTAATTCGCTTTCTGGGCCGAATATCTGGTGTCACCTTATAGCATATTAGCCTCTGAAGTGAAGATTTATCTAATGAACATAGGGGTGCTAATTAGTGTCAAGGCCACATGTTCTGACAGTTCATGTGATTATTCTTGAAGAGAGAAGTGCAGAGTCCTCTCTTAGTACATATTTGACCACTGGCCTTGGTATGTGTATGCGCGCGCGCGCTCATCAGATGCCATAAACTGCATTTGAAGCCATTGACCTTCCATAGATTGCAAATAGCTGGCGAGTGTGAACTTTTCAGAGTTGGTTCCTCCTAACTAGTCTTTGTCTTGATGCCACATTTATCTCACTGTCTAAATATGGTCACGCCATCGTGGCGTAGCAGACAAATTAAAATCTGGGTAGAATAAAAAAGTCACGATGTATTCCACCAAGAGAAAAGTTGATAATATGTAATCACCATATAATCGACATTATAGTGATGGAAAATGTTTGAAATTGACTTGTCAATCTGACTTTATGAATTTACACTGATGGCCCTTATAAAAAAGTGAATTTACCTTGATGGCCCTGGCTGGAAGGTTTTATTTTCTGCAGTACCAAAGTGTTCGGAGAGTTGGAGGATCAGTTATGTAACTGTTAAGTAGCTAATATCTGAACTAAacatttttcataaaaaatatatctGAACTAAACATTTTGAAGCAATAGAAGGCGAAGTCTCTTGTCGTTGTCTGATTGACTTGTAAGTCATAGTGATTCACTTTGCCTTTCTAACCCTATTCAGAGCCCTTCACGTTCACGGAGCATTTCATGATTCATCCTCTGACTAAAATATAGCTCTAAATGACTATATTTCTTAGCTCAATCTCTTTCTGGAAACTCAGCAGATACTACTataattgctgttaagattataACTTTATGATAAGCAAGCCTGATTGTGTAGGTGTCCATTCATTGCAGGTCCTGCATGCACACTATGAATCTATATCTAGCAGTAACTCTATGCATCTATCTGTCATATAGTACCTTGAGGATCATTCTTTCCAGCTCAGGTTGTCACATATTAGGTGTTTGGGCTGTGTTTGATAATTTTGCAAATTAAATCCTTAATGTGTTGAAAAATATGGTAGATCTATGTCAATGTCTCTTTCCAAAAGTTTCTCGAGCCTTATAGCACATCTCTTATGTTGGACCATTGTCTGATTCAATGTTTATTATCAGATCCACTGAACTTTCTGTGCCAAAAACTGGTGAAAATCAATATAATCTAACATTAGTGCTCTTGACTAGCTTGTTTTTTATCGGATGTCCCCGAAGGGACTCTTGACTAGCTTGTGAATGTACTAAATCTCGAGACCAGGAATTGTGTGATGGGCGTTTGGTTTGCAAAGACACCTTTAGTATGTTGGGATACAAATCATGTCTCTGTTCTGAGATATTTTGGTGCTCAATGCTTGTTACATGCTTAGATGGCTAAATTTCCATTGCTgcatcatttttatcaaaatctgcTCTATAATAATTCAATCTCGTTGGATTATTTCATGAAAGGACCTGATTTCCTTACGAACTGTACATTCTCTACATGATACTACCTATCAGGAATCAAAGAAAGTTACCTAAATGATACTGATAACAGGCTTACCCAATTATTGTATTCTTAAGCCTTTTTCCTCTCAGGAAAATGATGAACTGAGTTCTTTCGATTCCCAAAGATAAAGAAAGGTTGTTATTACTTGAGAAATTGATTACTTGCGTTAGATAATGAATTTGCAGCACATTCCTATAAAAAAAGATAATGAATTTGCCGCATCTAATGGTTCATAATCAAATATTATGACATTCAGTCAAAGGTTCCATGAATTTGTGGCATCAACATATCTCTTTGATTTCTGTATCCTTGCAAACTCAGCTCATTGTTGATGCGACACAACTATTCGACTAAATCAAAGCAGTTCTCTTTGTATAAAATCTCTTTTCAGCTTATTATTGTGGGTTTGACGCTTTGCTCGCATCTCAGGGAATATCGGGAACATGTGAAGGATTTATCTTGCATATCAAAGGATCTAAGCCGAATTGTCATTGTTGATAACAATCCATTTAGTTTTTTGTTACAACCTCTAAATGGAATTCCGTGCATTCCATTTGCTGCTGGACAACCGCATGATATACAGGTCTAATACATAAGAAAACATGTATGAAAGCTATTCCTCAAATTTGCTATTATGCTCCCATGACTTTAACAAGTGTTATATATTTTGTATCAGCTTTTGGAGGTTATCCTTCCACTTCTCAAGCATCTTTCCCAGCAGAAAGATGTGCGGCCTGTGCTCTACGAAAGATTTCATATGCCCGAATGGTTTCAAAAGCATGGAATCCCTGTTTCTGCATTGACAAGTGTAGAATGAAAATCTTGCAAGTGAAATTGCTTCTAATTCCTGGAGACGCCAATCCTGTAATTTGTTCTGCAAGTGCAGTACCCCTTCACTCGAAGAACAATTTTGTATAGCTAATTTTGTGTAGAAGAGGGAGCAGCCATCGACGAAGTCCCAAGTTTCTCAATGTTTTCCTCCCTATGTTCGCACAACATTCTCATTGTGGAAATTTAGATTATTGCGTAACTTGTTAATAGCCTCCAATCTTAGACGATGTTAGTGTTTCTGCAATTGTTGTAAACAGTCGTCGCCAATAATTATTCCTTCTCTCACACAAATTCTAATGCAAAGGTTTGATCATTGGACGCTCTCTTCAGGAATGGTAAATGTTCGTTTTTTAAACATTCTGAGTGAAGCCCAGAATTTTTCTAAAGGTGTTTGTATATATCATGTCTCTTCAAATACCATCCTGAACCTTTTAACTTGAGATTATTTTTCAATGTTTTTCGTTTTATTAAAAAATGGAAGGAAAACAACCTACATTTGTGAAAAAGTAACATCTGAGATCCTGACTTGAGGAAAAATGAGTACCACTAGGGGGATAGCGTCAcaatcttttttcttcttttagttcGTTTTGGCTTAGAAGCGAGGAAGCCTTCGTTCCTTCAACATAATCCTAAGTAGAATAGAGTGCTTTTAAAGTCCTTTATGAAATTAAAAATGCTGAAAAGGAAAAGGCCGACAAGGTCATGATTATGTTTGAAACTTTGGTTTTCAGTGtcataaaattgcataaaaactAAGCAAGCCATGTTCTTGAAGCTTGAGTTATACCACAAAAGTGAAACAGGTTTGGCAATACGCGTTGGGATCATTGTTTAAAATTATGCCACGCGCATCAGCCTTTGTTTCTCCTATGCGGCTGATTTCTCTGGCTTGTTCCTCAAAGTAACATTTCTGACAGATAGATGGCCCTATAATTTTGTAATTTGGATTATCAAAAAGAAATCTCTTTAAGTTCGCAGTAATTTGTTACCATTGAAGTCTTACCAGGTTAAGCACAGCACAGTTAAGTATGCCTATAAGAAGAGTCTTTGGGGAGTAACTTGTGTAGTAACTAAATATCTCATCATACTTGAGTATAAAGTTAGTATTTCATgtggaaaaggaaaaagaaaattctaTCTCATACATTAGTTAATTAATCTTACTCTATGGATTGAGAAAATCAAACTATTTAAAATTAATCCAGATATTAATTcttaattttttgaaataaaagttTATTTTCGAAAATCGTGcaaatcataaaattttaaaaaagaatcaTAATGGTAAGAACTATGTTTGATTCCACAACTAATAAGAATAATAATATCATATAAAACGGGATATATAGAAAATACTAGCTAGTACTATGTAACTTGGAGTGCAGTTTCACATACCTGTTAGACTCCTATCAAGCATAACAGATCGGGGAAATTTCACGTAACAATGACTTGGTTCCctactttcaaaaaaaaaaaaaagaatgtctAGCATATACAGAAAATTAGTTTCGTTTTCGTAATGTAAagcaatgcatgaaaaatataaagaatgaGCAGATCAAAAGAAAACTCTAAAGAATAACGGGAAAAGGTCCAAATTGCTTGTGTACTAGTATTTGAAATGGTTTAATTTTGTCCTCCATTAGATTTTAGtccatttataatttttttcgTTTGCAAATTATCTTATATTTGTCATTACCATTAATAGAATGCCAACGTGAAATGAGTGGACTCCATATAtctaatttttttagaaaaaaaaaactaaatttacATCTCTAACTTTTGAATATGATTCCCTCATGTTAGAGATTGTTAGAGTTAAACGGCAAATACGAGACTTTTTTCTAATGGCAAGGATACTATAGAaccaaaaatcacaaaattaatCAATTTCGGAAGATGTTTAATTGGTGAATGTTTTGACTAGCGACATATTAGATTGTGGGTCTTCCAAAATCAATCAATTATCCACCAAGAATCTTTAGTACGTAGCCACAACCCAGAATATTTAAATGTAAAGTGTGGCTCAATATTTCTTTTGGGACGTTGAAGAAAGTTGACTTGCATGACATAATGGAAAGTGGTTGAGTGTTATATGTTATCATTGGCTAATACTCCACACCATTCAGTTAACAACTTCTCCTTTTCTATAATTCTTGCTTATCTACAATTTCGTCGTTAGTTTGTCAACGGGACACCAATATCCAGCTAAATATTGTTCTTTCAGTAGGTCAACAATGTTCCTGTATTTTCTGATCtttaaatgaaaaaagaaaatacaagaaaagagggGAAAAATGTAAAATATATGTATAAAATTAACTGCTGCGATAATTTCAAGAGCATGAGACTTGAATGGCAGAAAATTATATATGGATATGGCAAGTAATAATTCAAAACAAAGTAAGCCAAATGGACATGCAGAAGGCAGATGTTATTCCCATAGCATAAGTCGAATTGGAATATAAATGTAATTAGtcctcttcccttttcttttggcGTATATGTATGAATTCTTAATTGAATGAGCTCTGTTTACCCTTTAAACGAATTACAATAAAATTTGTACGTGGTTTAAATGACACATGGTTTAATTTAACATAAATGATAAAAAAGAAGTAATTGAATTGAGATAACACGACAAAACTAAATGTGGCGAAGTAATTAAGCCTTGAATTAGGCTTAAATGCTAACGGTCGGTTTGGGTCGAGCCCTCGAAATAAAGCTCGGTTCCAACTAAATGGATGAACAGTTGAGGAGCACTTAAACAATTGGTAAAAGTCAAAATAAACTTTATTACTTTGATATGCGTGCCAATATTGACCCAAAAATGAAATAGTTCTCCTCTTTATCTAGTGGAGGAGTTTTAAccctaatacaagtctaaataaggtaaaaatcttttctttccctttttccaTGAAAATATGATCTGTAGCCAGTACCGAGCGTGATCCATGCCGCAATATCCGGCTGATGGCGGATATTTTGGCTCCCCGTTTTGTCTCTTTTAACCGTCTTTCCTTTACCCTCGATCTTTCATCTTACTCGAGCTTGATTCTTTTCGGGTTCATCCATGCCCGAGATCCGTCGTATCGTTCTTCCCTGGTTCTGATCTAtgggtgtcacgacccgaaatttccaccttcggaccgtgatgacgcctaacatgtcactttctaggcaaaccaacgttagaataatattatctattttaaaataatttttaaatgtattaataacaagaaaataaatgcggaagcaaagtttgaaatatagtgaaataatccatcaaacaacgatgtctaaataccatcccagaattggtgtcacaagtgcacgagcttctagaataaatacaaataaaggtctgaataaaataaagctgtctcgaaataaacacacagctaggGTACAATAGACgaggacttcagaactacgaacgccatacagttatacctcaagtctcctctgatagctgaaatccgagcaagtctatggtacgccgctgggactaactccaaaatctgcacaagaagtgcagagtgtagtatcagtacaaccgaccccatgtactggtaagtgctgagcctaacctccacgaagtagtgacgaggctaaggcagttcacttacattaacctttACGCAATGTtgataataacaacaaataatataaataaatcaagtaactcatttagAATAATTGAAActaactcagcagtcataactaattatcattttcatcaattctgttgcagcgtgcaacccgctctcacaatatatccacattcagttctgttacgatgtgcaacccgctcctccaatatattcattttaatcaagtctattgcgacgtgcaacccgatcctccaatatattcattataatcaatcctgttgcggcgtgcaacccgctcctccaacattttcatttaccaattcttatagaagaaaattttccaataaatgtaacaattaatatagaatttcaagacaacaagcatacaataattatgatttaattatgaagcaaacaatgacaaatagcaaattattatggaaatcagggagcaaatagacagtttaatatttaatatgctaaatgttaaatagcaattatggcacataattcaaatagcatgtaacaattaatgcaggaattcaagaatttatatttgcaaagaataaaagagaaacaattattataataattaatttatgattaaaaataatttataatttttcaagtaagcaggcaaataattaatttgacgacgtatagacactcgtcacctcgcctatatgtcgtttacatacaattcacataacaaacaatttaagggttctattccctcaagtcaaggttaaccccgacacttacctcgctttgcgaattccaatcaattattcaaccacaactttttcttttaaattttgcctccgaaagcttcaaatctatttacaaacaattcgatatattcaatacgaatcataggaattaatttcatatgaatttacaaatttttcggataaaaatccaaaatttattaaaatattcggcaatgggacccacatctcaaatcccggaaaaactcacgaaatccgaacacgcGTTCCGAtataagttcaaccataccaaatttgtccaatttcgatatcaaatggaccttcaaatcttaaatttttgtttttggaaagttttacaaaaattctaatttcttccatctaaatccgaaataaatgatgaatatagacatggatttgtgaaatacaatcacttttggttatagaacacttacccaatccaaagtcgtgaaaatccctcttgaaatcgcccaaatccgagactcaaaactcaaaaatgagtaaaaatggctaagactcgtttttatgtattttgcccaacatttttgcatctgcggtgcctgggctcgcacatgcgagaaCCTTTTGAAGGATAATTTTAATATGAGAAcccattttataattaaaatcaTGATGACAATTATTATTTCATCTATTGCCACGTCCATGTATATTCATACAACCCCGATAATTATTTAATCTTCTTTCAGACTTTGATCTATTGCTATCACATTCGCTTCAGGTAATGGAGCATATCTAGAAGGACGGGCTTCATTAAAAGCATATTATTTTGCCTCAGTCATCATTATATTATTAATGTGGTGCATTGGGACTCAAACACAATATCTTACCCTCATAAAGGCATGTTAAGTCATAAtacattgggactcaaacccaatgtcttatTATCATGATGCACCAGGACTCAAATCCGATATCTGAACAGCTCTTCTGAAATATTGCTACTTCTGAAGCAAATTTGAGTCATGTAACATAGAGAATAATTCTCTAACATGTCTTCATCAATTATAAATTTAGCATTTGAAAATATTACCACTTTTAATGATCATAACAACCAATCATAACTAACAATACTTTGAATGTATTATCACTTAATTTAGCAGTTATAAGCATAAAAATCTCGTATATGCGAAAAAGGACTGCCAggcgaggttccgcatctgcgcacaagggccgcacctgcgaaggccgcatctgcgatggatgtctcacttctgcggtcaaaattccgcaggtgcgattataccaaaacccaaatttcagatttttgcttaagtccaattcttgttccgatttcgatccgTTTCACTTTTGGGGTATTCGGGACCCCGtttaaatataccaacaagtctcgtaacataatacggactgactcggggtctaaaatcacgtcaaacaatactgaaattacaattcacaccccgattcgaactttgagttttaaactttcaatttgcaaatctcgtgccaaaacatattaaataaattcggaatgacttcaaatttggcacacaagtcataaatgacataacggagttgttcaaatttctaaaatcggattccggctccgatatcaaaaagtcaaccccgtggtcaaacttggaatatttagcctttaaattgctagttccgttaaatggtcataacttgagatagggacctccaaattaaattctgggcatacgcccaagtcccaaatcacaatacggagctatcggaactgtcaaaatactgatccggatccgtttgctaaaaacgttgaccaaagtcaactcacttgaacTGTAAAGCtgtatttcacattttaatttatttttcacatgaaaactttccagaaaattttacaGACTGCGCTCGCAAGTCGAGGAAGGATAAATGCtattttcaaggtcttagaacatagaattacttattaaatttaaagatgacattttgggtcatcacattctccacctctaaaacaaatgttcgtcctcgaacggagttagaaaaagtacctgagctggagaaaaggtgtggatatttactccgcatgtccgactcggactcccaggtagatgcctctaccggctgacctctccattgcacccgaactgaaggataactctttgacctcaactgtcggacctgccgggctagaatagccaccggctcctcctcgtaagtcaaatctttgtccaattagactgagctgaaatctaacacatgggacggatcaccatgatatttttggagcatagacacatgaaacaccgaatgaaccgctgataaactaggtggtaatgcaagcctgtaggctacttcacccaccctttcaagaatttcaaagggtccgatatacctagggctcaacttgcccttccttccaaacctcattacacctttcataggtgaaacccagagcaatattctttctcttACCATGAATGTAATATCACTAACtttacggtctgcataactcttttgcctagactgagctgtgcgaagtcgatcctgaataatcgttaccttatctaaggcatcctgtaccaaatcggtacccaacaaccgagcctctcccggttcaaaccaaccaactagcgatcggcatcgccttccgtataatgatttatatggagccatctgaatgctcgactggtagctattattataagcaaactccgcaagtggcaagaattgatcccaagaacctccaaagtctataacacaagcgcggagcatatcttccaatatctgaatagtgcgctctgactgtccatctgtttgtggatgaaatactgtactcaactccacctgtgtgcctaactcacgctgtacagccctccaaaaatgtgaggtaaactgcgtacctcgatctgaaataatagacacgggcacaccgtaaaGGCGGACAttctcacgaatataaatttcagctaacttttctgaagaataggtaactgccactggaatgaaatgtgctgacttggtcagcctgtccacgatgacccaaactgcgtcaaattttctctgagtccgtgggagcccaacaacaaaatccatagtgatatgctcccacttccactcaggaatttctaacttctgaagcaaatcaccaggcctctgatgctcgtacttaacttgctgacagttcagacaccgagctacgtatgcaactatatcctttttgattctcctccaccaataatgttgtcgcaaatcttgatatattttagcggtacctggatgaatagaatacctggaactgtgtgcttctttaagaattaattcacgaagcccatccacatttggcacacaaatacgaccctgcattcgtagaacccatcttcccccacaacaacctgtttggcattaccgtgccacaccgtgtccttaaggacaagtaaatgaggatcatcatactgcctctctctgatgcgctcatataaagaagactaagcgactgtgcaagctagaacccgattgggttctgaaatatctaacctcacgaactgattggccaaagtatgaacatctgtagctagtggcctctcaccaaccggaatatacgcaagactgcccatactcacagcctttctacttaaaggcatcggccaccacattggcctttccggggtgatacaaaattgtgatatcatagtctttcaacaaatCCATCCATCgtctttgcctcaaattaagatccttttgtttgaacaaatattgaagggtgcgatgatcagtaaatacctcacacgagacaccatagaggtaatgcctccaaatttttagcatgaacaatggctgccaattctaagtcgtgaacaggataattcttctcgtgaactttcaactaccgcgatgcatatgtaattacttttccatattgcattaatactacaccaagaccaatatgagatgcgtcacaatataccgtatacgatcctgaacctgtgggtaatactaatactggcaccgtagtcaaaatggtcttgagcttctgaaagctcaactcacactcgtctgaccatctgaatggaacacccttctgggttagtctgatcaaggtgcttgctatagatgaaaacccttctatgaaccgacgataataacctgccaaacccaggaaactccggatctttgtaaCCGAAGTAGGTTTAGGCAAATTCTaaatagcctcaatcttcttaggatccacctttatgccttctgccgatacaatatctcccaaaaaggcaactgagtctaaccaaaactcacattttgaaaacttggcatataactgattattcttcaaggtgtgaagcacacttcgaagatgttgctcatgttcctctcgactgctggagtaaatcaagatatcatcaatgaatacaaccacaaaagaatccaaataaggcttgaacacctgattcatcaaatcgataaatgctgctggagcatttgtcaacccaaacgacatcactaggaactcgtaatgcccataccgagtctgaaaaactgtcttagggacatcagatgccctaatcttcaactgatagtaaccagatctcaaatcaattttcaaaaataccttggcaccctgaagctgattaaataagtcatcaattcttggcagcggatatttgtttttgatagtggccttgttcaactgccaataatctatacacatccacatcgatccatctttcttctttacaaataatactggtgcaccccagggcgagacactgagtctaatgaatccctgatcaagcaagtcttgtaactactctttcaattctttcaactccggcggggccatatggtatggtggaataaaaatgggctgagtgcccggagccaaatcaatacagaagttaatatctctgtcgggtgg
This DNA window, taken from Nicotiana tabacum cultivar K326 chromosome 4, ASM71507v2, whole genome shotgun sequence, encodes the following:
- the LOC107829643 gene encoding uncharacterized protein LOC107829643 — protein: MAELAQAAADVYAPRSLPAWRSLLSWLAFFIQIFVQIVRGTPSLSQVLSYVGLRNSSSFLSSTPQFKPLPVVELPESQLPEEAPPPPQQPSVAVSTLQIDAGRVRDGNGDQHLRRLTVVLDLDETLVCAYETSSLPNIVRTQATEAGLKWFELECISSDKECDSKPKINYVTVFERPGLHDFLKELGEFADLVLFTAGLEGYARPLVDKIDLGNRFSMRLYRPSTTSTEYREHVKDLSCISKDLSRIVIVDNNPFSFLLQPLNGIPCIPFAAGQPHDIQLLEVILPLLKHLSQQKDVRPVLYERFHMPEWFQKHGIPVSALTSVE